CAATTAGCTTTAATATTTTATCTAGCTATCTCCTTAACACAAATTAATAGCATTGAAAATCAAAGCAATATTTCGCCTTTCTTTGAATAGAAAACAttcaattttaattatgaaaattaaaaaaaaattctccttttctttttgaaatCTCATACATTTTATAATCCTAAATTCGAAATCTATTCAACAAAtaagttttaaatttctttgtttctCTATCGTTTCTTCTCTATTCTACATATTACATGAGAGTTATGGTTCGTAAAGTTTTTATTTCTCTATTCTACATAATAGTATAGGCAGCGGGATTATAATAAAAcgattttaaaatataaaaaatcgtCAAGAACAATTATAATTTTTGTGTGTATGTAATATTATATGTGCATATGTTGTTTTGAATATTtgattttgagatatatattAGCCTTGTAAATACGATCcgcttaaaaaaattaaaaaaaaaaaaacctttatgaGAGGCCCCTCCTCACAAAAAATTCTAGCTCCGCCAATGGTGGGATTACAGAAACCAAAACGTTTTGCTGCGACTTGAGAGGGCTGGTACATGTGAACTTGCGACTCCAACTAGGTAAGACTTAAGAGCCAGATCTAATTTGGGGCCTTCTATCCTATATTTGTGGACAACGATCAAATGctaaagattaaacaaacataatatgttctactgcttagcaaaaaaagctacaaaccctttgcttatcaacaaaaaaagacaagtccttgcactagatatactttcaaattacgttgagtagcaacctgatatatgtattcggacgaattataaaacaattgacacactcctggcttccaaaattcaattcttttactttatataaacttgaaaaaacataatcggcatccaaattaaagtttagtcttattcaacgtattgattttcaatcgttaattgatatactataatttggaacttcaacgcctagatgcatgcttatgtgtaagaaatttaaagtgtcaaattcggcacattattcttcatcattttattcactttttttttttttttaatatcctaaataaaacctcccaatattgtactaattaattatatataaatgattatggtgtgtttaaacttctttcattaattactacatattttttacactcacaatgtttgccagctcgctatataatcaacttaaatcagttaaatccatcatgcaatgcatttccttccaattttttgtgataaactaatagataattgactaaataaacatcctgcaaagtttcattaaaaatttccaagtttttcttacaatttccgtggtttccatgtaatttttatcgatatcgatatttccatgttttcggactaccgatatttccgatattactgatattttcttccttggtagAGATACATAGGAAGGAAAGATTGACACTATTTGCATCGCTTGTATAAAGTTCTGGAATATCtaaaaattgtgaaaaaaaattcccaattttattgataatagaatgaaaagataaCTGAAATACAATTGTTTAAATAGTTTCACAAAACTCTAACAACACAAGGAAATAAAACGGGAAAGTACATAATacccaaaataattaaaatctaTTTTTAACCCCATTGAACGATCTCTTACGCTTGAAATTCATCTTAAGTAGTAGAAAACGATGACATGAATCAAACTTATCATTCCATTTTAAGAAAGGTTTCTTAGGTCATACAAAACGCTATTCGTGCTAGAATCACAATTCATGCAGGAATTCACTGATCTGAAATGCACTAAATCAGTCCTACATCTTTTCCACTACTTATAATTTCCATTTACATAATTACTAGTAGtagaataatatatattttatcataTAAAGACCCACTGTAAAATGTAACTGAATCAATTTCCGTATATATCTGTTGTTTGGTTTAGGTTTTGAGGAAGCAGGGTTTTGAGGAAGCAGAGGAGAGCCAGAGAGAAGTCAAAATTGGAAAAAGTAGTGCAAAGTCTCTATTCAGTCTAAATCTAATAAATGTGATGATGAATTGAAAACTTTCTAACTCAAGTTTCTGCCAACCCTCCATGTTACTCAACCAATACTCTTCTACTCTTTGGTCTGGTTTGCACTGGAACCATGGTCCATGATGCATGCTTACTGCTGTGTTttcattccaatttttttttatgatcttTTTACTTCATTTTATTCCAGTTTTTCTTTCATGTTAATTATCCTGATTTAAAAAGTCAACTGTTAATTTTGCATAAAacttgtggagcaaaaaattattaagaaaattatggaggtgacacATGAACTTTTGGattaaaaggacaaaattaccctcgagacaTACCAGAATTCTCACACGCATGCAACGGATAATAACGGCTTAatcaaggaaaagtcaaaggtgATTAAAACGGTATTTGTTCAAATAtctctcatcaaatccttattcaaaaggtaactcccaaatttcctatttaatttaggattaattgtcatgttaattgcaagatattatttcacataatatcttgtaattattctcccaattacaccatatatggccgaccactattctccaaatagggaCAGCAACTCTCCTGTAAATAGTTCTATTATCCCACTAAAAAGCAAagtcatttgctacccacaaactcctaaacacatttttttcataattataaCTTTGACATCGGAGATTCTTCAACCAAAGCCCCCctcccaattcatcgtgggcgtgtgaggcttttggcctcaATCTTAGATgctattattttgtaggtgcaatttcgTCAAATGAGAAGATGGTGGAAATTTGAATCCACAAAACTCATACCACTTATTAGTATTAATATGTACCTTATAACCGAaccctattttttcttttcatttggaaaaagaagaagaaggttttTGAATTTGGACAGAATATACATAAGTGAGAGTTATGTGACAtgttcatataaatataaaacaacaaaaaaacatttttcCACTAAATAGGATCAGCTATAGATGTTGATGTAAATATGCTGCGATAAAATCTACATGGCGTAGTGCAAGTCTTGGATCCTCCCAGCATGCATTtaaagcaattccacccctaaaGACTTTGCGCTAGCACCTAGCTCATTTATCTACTCAAGTGAACTGTAATAGactccagtgaacagtaataagCCAAAGCATCTCCACTCCTAAAACcaaatagcctagtcaattttattaaaatattattaatttttattataaaataataatttaatttttaacaaaTGCATCTCCGCTCCCCTCCCTTGTCTCTGCTTCCGAAGCTCCCCCACCGCTCCCCTCCAATGAGCAGAAGAAAGAAACCCATTAACAAGATGAAGGGATATGGGAAGAACACAGTGGAagggatctctctctctctctctgaacctCAGCCTCGAGGAGGGCGTCGAAGGCCCCCAAACCCCCATCCTCGCCGCCCTTTGCTCCGCCTGCAATTGGCCTTCTTCAACCTCAACCTCTAGGAGCTCTGCACCAAGATCTCTCTGCGACGCATTGATCGTGTGGGAGGTTGATGGCCCGGCTAACGTCAGATGGCCTGGCATGTGGGTCTGTCGATTTTAGGCCGGTCTCTTGCCTGGCTTGCGTTGGGTGCCGGTAAAAATGCTAGGCTGGAGTGGATAGCCTGGGTGCCTGGTTGGTTTTTTGGCTGGGTGCTGGCCTATCAGTTTcccggtggaattgctcttaggAACTTCTATACTTCATTGCGATAAACATTTATTTCTACTCTTCATATGCTGCAAACATTTATACCACTACATAAATACTTGAGATCGATGACAAATGAATATTCCAAGTAAAGTGTACACAACATTAGTAACGTAGGCAAGATTGTGATAAAATTATAGGCCGTGTAAGATTATGTTTCTGTCTCTTTCGTTATATGTTATGTGATGAGTGTAGTACGATATATAGACACCTAGATAATTATTTACAACCACAAAGACTTAATCACAAGGCTACTATTTCGACGAGGGATTTTTCAAGTGAAGAATTATAATATGCACTACAAAACATTAGATATGAGACATTAAAAATGCATTGCATCACCATTATAAAGGTATGTAAAAAAGATTTGCCAATGACTTCTTAAGAAATTATTTACAAATTCCTCTCACATAGGTCTTTGTAATCATTACAAATCCTTTTGGTCTAAAATACCTTTGTATGCTCATGTGGAGTGCATTTCTAATTTTTCATTTCTAACATTTTGTAATATGTTCATGATTAACTTGCCTCAACCCCTTAGGATCTGGAAGTCTCTCACCCAAACGTAACCTAACTGATATGTTATGTGTATGAGTGATAAACACATGATTACACATACGATTAGAGCTAAAATCTTAATCAATATGTCATGTGATGAGTCCAACAATAGGGATAAACATGCACATGGCTATACACAACCGATAATCATAGCTTCTTTTAAGAAAACAATTTGTAAGGGGTGATAAACATAGGTGGATAAGAACACAAATGTAAAACGACACATTGAGGGTAGCAATAAATAAGATACATACATTATTAATGCTTGTTTGCTCCTTTTTTGTTTCATGTTAAGTTCATATGAAAATGTTATTTGTTTTTCTCGGTAGTACTGGGCGGTGGCCTGGTATGTACTGGGTAGAGAGAGTGTAATGTTAGATTTGTAGCGAGTGAGTTAGCCTCCACTGTGGAGGGGTCAAGCAATACATATGGCAGAGACGAGAGAGACATGGAAAGGAAAGAAACTGAACAGTCTTGAGATTTGAGAATGGTCTGTTTTTCTTGTGCTGTCGGCTCCTGTCTTCGTGCTTGTACAGTTCGAACATTAATAGTCGGGTTATGGATTATATATTTATGCCTATTTGGTTGAGGGCATGTACAATGTGTTCCTTCACTTTAGAatatgtaaaaaattaatagaagtgATACATGAGATTAACATGACTCCTAATTTTGATCCTTtaaatttgaaatcgatagaaattgtttttatgtttgtctatcatcaatcattttagtcattctGTGAAAAATCTCTGTTAATTAAATAAGGACAAAAATAGCAAAAAATACTCTTAATTTAATAAACAGaatgccaaaatgatttgacaaaaattgaggtaTTTTTGTCTTGTTCTCCTTATTTAACGAAGATTTTTCACATAATGACCAAAATAGTTGTGGTGGAGAAACATAGGAACTAgttctattaattttttatctCAGAGACTAAAATGAAGAGTTATACAATCTCAGATGCTATTTTAGTTAAAAAACCAATACTTATTATAATACCAATTAGTTGCGGTTTGCCAAGTAATACAGTGGTCTTGTTGTTACCATCCGTCAACACTTGGTCAAGAGTTGTTTGTTGTTCCTATTACACCTGTTGATTCACTTGTCACACAAGCAAAGGTTATACTTGACGGAAGAGCCAATAGTGCAAATACTTTGTAactttaaggttttttttttttgttacatttTAAAAGATAAAGATTATAATCAAGGGCCAAACAAATGTAATTAGCACACGAAAAAGTAATTAACACTTAAATACTATTAATTGCTTAATCACTAGCACTATGATGTAGTGTAATTTTTCTCTACTTATAAATGAGAAATCTTAGTTTGACTTACTTATATGACAAATTTGATACTCAATTATTATCGTTGATTTATTGTGAAATTTAACACAAATCTCCCactcattttaattaaaaatagtaGCATTGAGAGTATCAAAGGACTTCGTTTAACCAGTGCCCTAAAAACgatcattttcttttccttttggatCATGagagccaattttttttttttttaagaaacgatattatttacactaagagggTGATGGATTGGGCTAATCCTCACAATCGGCTAAAAAAATctagttcaaattcacctttggcgagaatcgaagcTAAGATCtgtcacttataagtgaagatgaatactactagagcgtagtactaagtggcatgtGGTGCCTTGTTTGACTTGAAAACAATGGTGAGAATGAGTATGAAGTTTAGGCCCCATTTTGGTCTATCACTTtaattttttagtttgtattgccacttagtactacggtctaagtGAAAAGTCTTACGTTCGACTCTCGCTAAAGggaaatttgaatcacattattactaatccATTGTGAAGCTTAACCCACTCCCCCACCCTTTAGTGAagctaatatcatttgttcgaaaaattaaaaaaaaaaaaaattagtttgtattttttttaaataaaaataaaaaacttgttGGGTAGCTAAAAATTACTGAAAGCTAAATTTTGAAAAGTCAAAAaagtaattttcaaatttttatttatagtcTGAAAATTGAAATTAGTTATCAAATAAGTTTTCATTTCATAGTtgtaacgacccgtccctaaaaattatgatttttataatttttaaatgtgaatttATGGAAATGCCCCTTGAGGCAAAGGTGTTGACTTTTGTGGACCATCTTGTCATGTCATGTaaggttcattttcttggtgtattctcatagtactcgtcgctacgaacGCGTGGGCACAAACATActgtaatttggagttataacgaagattcTACGAACCTTTAAATGTCGAGGATATTTTaggtaaattaataattaattgaacATGTAGTATTTTGTCGCACCATTGGATGAGTGCCACGTGGGGCCACCCCCACTTTTTTGgaactctctttctttttctttttcttctttcttccgtAGCTCTTCTCTATACTCTcttaattctctctctctcccgactCTTCCTTTCTCCCGTGAAACaaaccaccatcatcaccataTCTTTCGGCTTGTTGAACATCAAAAACATCATTATCTGCATGTCTTCACCGCCATGAACCcagttttgagttttgtttcattgaaaaCGAACCCGAAACATGAGTTCGAAAACAAGGTTTTAGGCCGAGACTTCTAGGCATGATTCAGATAATTTCCAGCCATATTGTGAACTCTAAAAAGGTATAAATCGATTCCTCTCGTCGATTAGaaaaattttcatgtttggatcgtttaatttggtgaagaaatgagaaagttataacAATTTAAAGTTtgtccagtttccggcgacctctgCCACTTTTGAGTCATTTGCCGGTCAAATAATGACTAGATAGCCATTGTCCAAGGTACCAATCTCTTTATCTCATAGAGaactatgatttttgtttttgaatcacttgatttcgttgagtattgacaaagttatggacgtTGAAAGGTTGCCTAGAAATTTTGGCGAATTTCCCTGTTTTCCCGCAGACAGCCGTCTTTCAGGCCATTTTCTGGCCTTCTCCGGTGACCATTTGGACTCCAAGCAGATATAATATTCTCTATACATCTCTAGCTTCGATTTGGTATAttattgataagctcatatttatatatactttacatcaaattcacttgtcttttcttagttagttccttatatttttgagctatttactttgtttttgtgttttctaggatttgtcaagcaaagaaaagaaaaatagcacaagttggatattaagtaacaaattcgttaaaactgcctgtgcaggtcagctgactttggaagcaagtttcgAACAGATCAAAATGAATTatagaatgagccttatattcttggaaagctacggatgtctattttctggagcatttcgcggattgttaatatcatttttctagaagaagttatgaccattttaacactgaaaggtttccaagacgctgagcagtttgtaactgcattgaaggcaataaatccaataaaactagcagccaaaactgatgcagccaagaacaagccagctgacaCCTCTTCaaatatcaaatgaaatggaattaaagatgaggattaagtgggagtaattggcataaaggttgcccaaaaagttacaattgttttaccatttcctctcacttattgtcatcactaaatggctgttagtgggGTGAGTTATGGAGCAGAAATGGGGCAGCAAGCATGGGCATAAAGGCTGCAGGTTGCAGCAGCAAAAGGGAGTTctttagaggaaaaaaaaatagaaaaaaaggaaggaaaggaagtaaaaaaggcaaggctgctgcgttgagaaaggaaggaaagaaaggagGAAATCTTGGTATTCTCTTCgctcggttttatcttctcaaactcatgtctttcttttggtttattttgagaactatgtgtaactaatttttcagaagttaggggctgttttgaagccccgaatatgattgcaattttgttatgacatttcgttgaattacttttatgaatggatgaaacttggttcactacttgtctcattgatgaattctttatttgttttctatggatgcatacgtagtaagcatatctaggattctaatgctatgaatatgtgtgtgtctgcccttgtcgaatgaggacctacatatgttctaaagtagtacttgttaattgcgattaacatgtgaaccaatttctaggataagtaagacaacgccagtacttacgatgccttgtgatgactcaaactcttttcgttcttaatgatttctacttgttaaatctatgaacacgccattctagattgcaagctagggactaagttaagttgaaaacgccattctcttaacatactacgtaagaaagagtaataggttgagttctaacattgagcaaacttgagcatcttcatctggaaataaaagaaatttgaatgaaacataacatgtttgcatgattatttggtggtggatagcaatacccctagctcgtttttcttaatttgtgaactacttaaaatttgtttctatcctgtttttgtttgatttaatttaaatagcaaatcaactccacaaatcccaaatatttgtgtgagtgtagctttgtgtgtctagtatctgcatataaaatttcgtagaccTTAGATAAGTATAAGTTGGTCTAATAATTAtgtttcggtggctggtcagtagggacagcaacccagtttttgtgacattttaggtagttagataaaacaatcttctgcgggaaagacccttattttcatatgctacaattgacaaatcttagtgttaataaggaaaatcaataggacatttgtgtgctactttgtggtgtgcttttaatcttatcaaatttttggcgccgtgtcgccggggattgttatttataattacttatttttctgttgttttcttttcttttctcattggtgtttttgtttttgtttttatttcaggtACTCTTCGTAGTATATGCATACTCGAAGGTCCAAGAGCATTGATCTAGCTTCGTACGACCCTGAGCTTGAACAAACACTTCAGAAGCTTTAGAGAAAAATCAAGCAGAAGAGTGCATCGGTGTCCTTACCACCATCTTCTCCACTACATTTGAGTtcggaagaggaggaagaaccaCAAGAAGGCATGGCTGATAACCGTACTTTAAGGGAGTTGGCAACGCCGAATACGGATCAACAACCATTGTGCATCACCTATCCAAATGCAGAcggaggatttgagctcaagtcCGGCATGATTTACTACTTGCCTAAGTTCCATGGCTTCTCAACAGAGGATGCCAACAAGCATCTCATGGAGTTTCACGTGGTATGCTCGGGAATGAGATCATTAAAAGTGGATGAGGAGCAAGTCAAGTTGAGGGCATTCCCATTTACATTAGAAGCCAAGGCAAAGGAGTGGCTTTACAATTTACCTCCGGGATCAATGAACACATGGAACCAGGTGAAGCAAGCATTCTTAGAGCAATATTTTCCGGCCACAAAAGCTGCAAGTATAAGGAATGACATATGTGCAATCCGACAACATGGAGAACCCTTTGGAGATTATTATGAGCGATTCACACATTTGGTTGCATTTTGTCCTAATCTTCAAATTTCAGAGCATTTtttaatacaatatttttatGAAGGATTGTGTGGTACTGATCGTGTAATGCTTGATGCAGCAAGCGGATGAGCATTCATGGATAAGACACCAACTACTGCTAAGGCATTGCTAAAGAACATTGCTGGCAACACACGACAAtttggagggagagatgagctaCCTCTTAAGAAAGTTAACGAGGTAAGTGCTAACTCTAGTATTGAATTACAATTAGCTAACTTGACTAATCTTGTGCAACAGGTTATAGTGGCTCCAAAACAGGTGTGCGGTGTATGTTCAATGATGGGACATGCCACGGACATGTGCCCTTCGTTGATGGATCAAGGTGGTCTTGAGCAAGCTAATGCATTAGGAGGATTTCAAGGGCAACAAAGGCAAAAgtatgatccatattccaacaacTATAACGCAGGATGGTGCGATTATCCACACTTAAAGTGGAACAATCAAGACAACGGACAACAATCTATTCCCAACAACTATAACCGTCCGCCTGGCTTCTTTCAAGCAAGACCGTAGGCACCATTTcagcctcaacaacaacaagctccaagtaaGTCTCTTGACGATTTAATTGCTTCTTTAGCTAACTCTACTCAATCTCATCAACAGAAAACAGACAAAGCAATTGAAAACCTTAAGCGCCAAATGAGTCAGTTAGCAAGTTTGATGGGGCAACAACACCAACCAGGAAGGTTGCCTAGCCAAACCATGGTGAATCCAAATGCGGAGCAGATGAATGTTGTGActttaaggagtggaaaagaagtttttgAGCAGTCGAGGATGCAAAAGAGTACTAGAAAAGACACAATTGAACAAGGGGAGCTACAAACCAAGAATCTTGAGCAAGATGAGGCTTCAACAGAAGCTGAAAAGTCTCCTAAAGATACAGAATTGAACAAAAAAGATTCTGATAAGGTAAGTAAAGAagttcaaaat
This region of Malus domestica chromosome 07, GDT2T_hap1 genomic DNA includes:
- the LOC139197751 gene encoding uncharacterized protein translates to MADNRTLRELATPNTDQQPLCITYPNADGGFELKSGMIYYLPKFHGFSTEDANKHLMEFHVVCSGMRSLKVDEEQVKLRAFPFTLEAKAKEWLYNLPPGSMNTWNQVKQAFLEQYFPATKAARLCGTDRVMLDAASG